One genomic region from Candidatus Endomicrobiellum trichonymphae encodes:
- the priA gene encoding replication restart helicase PriA encodes MIVLESVLPVPLNKIFYYLPPENMNPESIVGKRVKVQFGKRILTAYAISCRNVESDSGLKLKRIIKIIDDDPLITGETMEIADYISKNYVCSLGEALASIIPVSMKPPKRIPKNRNKYEKKIYERHILNAQQSNAVNLINESLGKKVYNAFLLYGVTASGKTEVYIKAVEYVLKQNRSAIMLIPEISLAIQFVDIMTKRFGASIGVWHSGISNIEKYSLFSKAKNGSIKIMIGARSAVFAPFKNLGLIIVDEEHEHTYKQEQKPSYDTREIAKRRGVYHNAVVVLGSATPSLESYKDALENRLNLIELNERICKKELPEVKVLTLRDRIFKAGLLLPETIEAMSKALARKEQIIVFLNRRGYSPTIMCRKCGIVYQCSKCSVSMVFHRNPELLKCHYCGLTKNLPVACSVCKSRDIAVFGAGTQKVEDELKKLFKTAKIFRLDRDTASSEENYEKVYRGIKNEEYDILIGTQMIAKGFDFPRVSLACVVNADTSLYLPGFKSVEKTFQLITQVAGRSGRRDMRGSVIVQTNHPQHYAIEYAKNHDFVSFYKTEIEERKKLFYPPYCDVAKISIRNKEEKKADDDSEKLFSLLENSIKSYKLGLKLLGPVPAYIAKLNNVYRQHIIIKGGRENILKLAGLLETFKQSSGTFIGIEVMPSDLI; translated from the coding sequence ATGATAGTTTTAGAGTCAGTTTTGCCTGTTCCTTTAAATAAAATCTTTTACTATCTGCCTCCTGAGAATATGAATCCCGAAAGCATAGTCGGAAAAAGAGTTAAAGTTCAGTTTGGCAAAAGAATTTTAACAGCTTATGCAATATCTTGTCGGAATGTTGAAAGCGACAGCGGTTTAAAATTAAAAAGAATTATTAAAATTATTGACGATGACCCTCTTATAACCGGAGAAACAATGGAGATTGCGGACTATATTTCAAAAAATTATGTCTGTTCTCTGGGCGAAGCGCTTGCGTCGATAATTCCTGTTTCAATGAAACCTCCGAAAAGAATTCCGAAAAATAGAAATAAATATGAAAAAAAAATATATGAAAGACATATCTTAAACGCTCAGCAGTCAAACGCCGTTAATTTAATAAATGAAAGTTTGGGGAAAAAAGTTTATAATGCTTTTCTTCTTTACGGAGTTACAGCTTCGGGAAAAACGGAAGTATATATAAAAGCTGTAGAGTACGTTTTAAAACAAAACAGAAGTGCCATAATGCTTATTCCTGAAATTTCTCTTGCGATTCAATTTGTGGATATTATGACAAAAAGATTCGGCGCAAGTATTGGTGTCTGGCACAGTGGCATAAGCAACATCGAGAAATACAGTCTGTTTTCAAAAGCGAAAAATGGCAGTATAAAAATAATGATAGGCGCAAGATCTGCAGTATTTGCTCCGTTTAAAAATTTAGGGCTGATAATTGTCGACGAAGAACACGAGCATACGTATAAGCAGGAGCAAAAACCGTCTTATGATACCAGAGAAATTGCAAAAAGGCGCGGCGTATATCACAATGCGGTCGTGGTTTTAGGCTCGGCGACTCCATCTCTTGAAAGTTATAAAGACGCGCTGGAAAACAGACTGAATTTAATAGAATTAAACGAACGGATATGTAAAAAAGAATTACCTGAGGTAAAAGTTTTAACGTTAAGAGACAGAATATTTAAAGCGGGACTGCTTCTTCCGGAGACAATAGAAGCGATGTCAAAAGCTTTGGCGAGAAAAGAGCAGATAATTGTTTTTTTAAATCGCAGGGGATACTCTCCGACGATTATGTGCAGAAAATGTGGCATCGTTTACCAGTGTTCCAAATGTTCCGTTTCAATGGTTTTTCACAGGAATCCGGAGCTTTTAAAATGCCATTACTGCGGCTTAACAAAAAATCTGCCTGTGGCATGTTCTGTGTGTAAAAGCAGAGACATAGCTGTTTTTGGTGCGGGAACTCAAAAAGTTGAAGACGAGTTGAAAAAACTTTTCAAAACCGCAAAAATTTTCAGACTTGACAGAGATACTGCGTCTTCAGAAGAAAATTATGAGAAAGTCTACAGAGGCATAAAAAATGAGGAATACGATATATTGATAGGGACGCAGATGATAGCAAAAGGATTTGATTTTCCGAGAGTGAGTTTGGCATGTGTCGTAAATGCAGATACATCTTTATATCTTCCTGGTTTTAAGTCAGTTGAAAAAACTTTTCAGCTTATTACGCAGGTTGCGGGACGCAGCGGCAGAAGAGATATGAGAGGCAGCGTAATAGTTCAGACAAATCACCCACAGCATTACGCAATAGAGTATGCAAAAAATCATGATTTTGTATCTTTTTATAAAACTGAAATAGAGGAGAGAAAAAAGTTATTTTATCCTCCTTACTGCGACGTGGCAAAAATTTCAATAAGAAATAAAGAAGAAAAAAAAGCTGATGACGATTCTGAAAAACTTTTTTCTCTCCTTGAAAATTCAATTAAAAGTTATAAGCTGGGATTAAAGCTTTTAGGCCCTGTGCCGGCATATATCGCAAAGCTTAACAATGTTTACAGACAACATATAATAATTAAAGGCGGCAGAGAAAATATATTAAAACTTGCAGGATTGCTTGAAACTTTCAAGCAGTCGTCGGGGACTTTTATAGGCATAGAAGTTATGCCTTCGGATTTAATATAA
- a CDS encoding uracil-DNA glycosylase, with protein sequence MKQSECLKILNLARKSLEEYKNWGENEVYKTSSANVSCGKAVFPKTGRQAFYAEISSSGEELGELREKVSFCKKCPLGEKRLNAVFGCGSPDADLVFVGEGPGYDEDHIGKPFVGRAGQLLTKIIEAMGQARESVYIANIVKCHAMIDPSNPEKRSNDRPPTLEEMEICRPYLDMQLEIIKPKIIVTLGASSTKGLLNSIESISRIRGSVREYKGIKLIPTFHPAALLRNQNLKKFVWEDMKKVMHYLDTGEI encoded by the coding sequence ATGAAACAATCAGAATGTTTAAAAATATTGAATCTAGCAAGAAAATCTCTTGAAGAATATAAAAATTGGGGGGAAAATGAGGTTTATAAGACTTCGTCTGCTAATGTTTCATGCGGCAAAGCTGTTTTTCCAAAAACCGGACGACAGGCTTTTTATGCAGAAATTTCCAGTTCCGGAGAAGAACTTGGAGAGCTTAGAGAAAAAGTTAGTTTTTGTAAAAAATGTCCTTTAGGGGAAAAACGTTTAAATGCGGTTTTCGGATGCGGGTCCCCGGATGCCGATTTGGTGTTTGTCGGCGAAGGTCCTGGATATGACGAAGATCATATAGGAAAACCTTTCGTAGGAAGGGCCGGACAGCTTTTGACGAAAATCATTGAAGCGATGGGCCAGGCAAGAGAAAGCGTGTATATTGCAAATATAGTTAAATGTCACGCTATGATTGATCCGTCTAATCCTGAAAAACGTTCAAATGACAGACCTCCGACACTTGAAGAAATGGAAATATGCAGACCTTATTTGGATATGCAGCTTGAAATTATTAAACCTAAAATCATTGTGACTTTAGGAGCGTCTTCCACAAAAGGACTTTTAAACAGCATAGAATCCATCAGCAGGATAAGAGGCAGCGTAAGAGAATATAAAGGCATAAAACTTATACCTACATTTCATCCTGCTGCTCTTCTCAGGAACCAGAACTTAAAAAAATTTGTCTGGGAAGATATGAAAAAAGTTATGCATTATTTAGATACAGGTGAAATATGA
- a CDS encoding phosphopantothenoylcysteine decarboxylase domain-containing protein codes for MSKKLTFLILSGPTKEYIDPVRFISNESSGKMGNALAQAALKRECGVIFISGPSSIFPTNVKLIKVTTALEMFKEAKSNFKKANIIISVAAIADYCPVKTCKCKIKKDSLGMLIKLKRNIDIIGYCGKNKKNQIVAGFALETENLIGNARLKLKNKKLDLITANGKESFGSDRATMYIIDADGVLEMKNKNKKIIAEKIIDETIRMFKNIESSKKIS; via the coding sequence ATGTCAAAAAAACTTACATTTCTTATTTTGTCGGGACCTACAAAAGAATATATTGATCCCGTGAGATTTATAAGCAACGAATCATCTGGAAAAATGGGCAATGCTCTTGCTCAAGCCGCTTTAAAAAGAGAATGCGGTGTTATCTTTATTTCGGGTCCGTCAAGCATATTTCCGACGAATGTAAAACTTATAAAAGTTACGACAGCTTTGGAGATGTTTAAAGAAGCAAAATCGAATTTTAAAAAAGCCAATATCATAATAAGCGTGGCAGCTATTGCGGATTATTGTCCGGTTAAAACTTGTAAGTGTAAAATTAAAAAAGACAGTTTGGGAATGTTGATAAAACTTAAACGAAATATCGATATTATTGGATATTGTGGCAAAAATAAAAAAAATCAGATTGTTGCAGGATTTGCGCTTGAAACTGAAAATTTGATAGGCAACGCCAGATTGAAACTGAAAAATAAAAAACTTGATTTGATAACTGCAAATGGCAAAGAATCGTTTGGTTCAGATAGGGCTACGATGTATATCATAGATGCGGACGGTGTTTTGGAGATGAAGAATAAAAATAAAAAAATCATTGCGGAAAAGATTATAGATGAAACAATCAGAATGTTTAAAAATATTGAATCTAGCAAGAAAATCTCTTGA
- a CDS encoding flavoprotein, with product MALENKNVILGICGSIAVYKSCDIIRQLVKLKANVECILTRGGSEFITPITLQTLSKNKIYIDMFAVTDKWEISHISLGQKADIIVIVPATADIIARLACGRANDLLACTVLASKADILICPAMNTNMFNHKATRKNIETLKSYGYRFVMPEKGELACGDGGDGRLASVEVIMKEISR from the coding sequence ATGGCTTTAGAAAATAAAAATGTTATTTTGGGCATTTGCGGCAGCATTGCGGTATATAAGAGCTGTGATATTATAAGACAGCTTGTTAAACTTAAAGCAAACGTTGAGTGTATTTTAACAAGAGGTGGCTCCGAGTTTATAACGCCGATCACTTTGCAGACGTTGTCAAAAAATAAAATATACATAGATATGTTTGCAGTGACCGACAAATGGGAAATAAGCCACATATCGCTTGGCCAAAAAGCTGATATTATTGTAATTGTTCCGGCTACCGCTGATATAATTGCTAGGCTTGCTTGCGGCAGGGCGAACGATTTGCTTGCATGCACTGTTCTTGCTTCAAAAGCGGATATTTTAATATGTCCTGCGATGAACACCAATATGTTTAACCATAAGGCTACGAGGAAAAATATTGAAACTTTAAAAAGCTACGGTTATAGATTTGTTATGCCTGAAAAAGGCGAACTTGCCTGCGGAGACGGTGGAGATGGCAGGCTTGCTTCGGTTGAAGTTATAATGAAGGAAATCTCGCGGTGA
- the gmk gene encoding guanylate kinase, with product MNKRLNNSSAKSLGNIIIISAPSGAGKTAICNAVVKSSRNVVYSVSYTTRCPRKDETNGGEYFFIDRTEFQKMIEEGKFAEWAKVHGNYYGTSKVFLGKMLKMKKNILMDVDIQGGMSIKKQYPGACMIFVMPPDLKTLKERLVSRNKDHKKIIKMRLGNAVEEVKSVQKYEYLVINDKLDKAVIAVKTIIKSLKYKIQKNKKYFNDFF from the coding sequence TTGAATAAAAGATTAAACAATTCTAGTGCTAAATCATTAGGTAATATAATAATTATTTCTGCGCCGTCTGGAGCAGGCAAGACTGCTATATGCAATGCTGTTGTCAAAAGTAGCAGAAATGTGGTGTATTCAGTATCTTACACTACAAGGTGTCCGAGGAAAGATGAAACAAACGGCGGAGAATACTTTTTTATAGATAGAACTGAATTCCAAAAGATGATTGAAGAGGGGAAATTTGCCGAGTGGGCAAAAGTTCACGGCAATTATTACGGTACTTCGAAAGTATTTTTAGGCAAGATGTTAAAAATGAAAAAAAATATTCTTATGGACGTTGACATTCAAGGGGGAATGAGCATAAAAAAGCAGTATCCTGGCGCCTGTATGATTTTTGTAATGCCGCCTGATTTAAAAACGCTTAAGGAAAGGCTGGTTTCAAGAAATAAAGACCACAAAAAGATAATAAAAATGCGGCTTGGCAATGCGGTGGAAGAAGTCAAATCCGTTCAAAAATACGAATATCTGGTTATAAATGATAAACTAGATAAAGCTGTGATTGCAGTAAAAACAATTATAAAGTCTTTGAAATATAAAATTCAAAAGAATAAAAAATATTTTAATGATTTTTTTTGA
- a CDS encoding XTP/dITP diphosphatase → MIKEIVLATENRHKEEEIKSILKDLDIEIVPMTSFPDYPTMIEEGATLEENASNKARKAAEFFKKWTIADDSGLEVDYLNGRPGIYSARYAGENCSYDDNNKKLLAELRDVPEEKRTANFRTVVAVASPAGRLFLADGKIFGTIKKHTAGTAGFGYDPVFYVPEYEKTFAELGCEIKNSLSHRAKALQKVKKIIKSLSNSQLSF, encoded by the coding sequence ATGATAAAGGAAATAGTTCTTGCTACGGAAAATCGGCATAAAGAAGAAGAAATCAAATCTATATTGAAAGATTTAGATATTGAAATTGTGCCGATGACTTCTTTTCCAGATTATCCTACGATGATAGAAGAGGGTGCAACGCTTGAAGAAAATGCCTCAAATAAAGCGAGGAAAGCGGCTGAATTCTTTAAAAAATGGACTATTGCAGATGACTCTGGACTTGAGGTTGATTATTTAAACGGTAGGCCAGGAATTTATTCGGCAAGGTATGCCGGCGAAAACTGTTCTTATGACGATAACAATAAAAAATTGCTTGCAGAGTTAAGAGATGTTCCTGAAGAAAAAAGGACGGCAAATTTCAGGACAGTGGTTGCAGTTGCAAGTCCCGCTGGCAGACTGTTCTTGGCAGACGGAAAAATATTTGGTACAATAAAGAAGCATACTGCAGGGACTGCCGGGTTTGGGTATGATCCGGTTTTTTATGTTCCGGAATATGAAAAAACTTTTGCGGAACTCGGTTGTGAAATAAAAAATTCCTTAAGTCACAGAGCAAAAGCTTTGCAAAAAGTAAAAAAGATTATAAAAAGTTTATCAAATTCGCAGTTATCATTCTGA
- a CDS encoding valine--tRNA ligase has product MKKVYNSKEIEEKWCKYWIENKTFSAKLDGNRKPFTMFIPPANITGSLHMGHALNVTLQDIIIRFKKLKGYNTLWVPGTDHGGIATQNVVEKLLKKEGRTKYDLGRDKFLEKMQQWKTETGSAILDQLKKLGCGLDWDRLAFTMDESRSKAVKKAFIKLFNKGLIYRGKRLVNWCSRCATALSDIEVEYEDERSNLWYIKYPLRDCGEYIIVATTRPETILGDIAVAVNPDDNRYAKFIGKTVKLPLVDREIKIISDYVVDKSFGTGAVKITPAHDAVDNEIGKRSNLETIEVIDTSGRMINVLSKYLGLSVEEARKEVVKDLKASGFLVKTEDYVHSVGKCYRCSAKIESLMSEQWFLNVKKMSEKAVEAVNDGRMSFYPQSWKKPYVLWLENLKDWCLSRQIWWGHKIPVYYCVDEKGKRTNCSPVASLDRPAVCSCCKGRKFIQDEDVLDTWFSSALWPMSIFDWGEDENNEDLRYFYPASVLATGHEIIYLWVARMVQFGLEFMKDVPYSNVFIHGIVRDKNGKKMSKSLGNVVNPGDIMDKYGTDALRFALAQVAAPGRDMQISEESFLAARNFANKIWNASRFIIINSQDISELDKNIQTFELADEWIIAEFAATASKVKAGYESYNIDSAAREIYDFFWTKYCDWYVELSKIRIMSADLNVKKRVLSILVYVLKSTLQLVSPVMPFIAEEIWRILNKGEKYIGIISESSFAEVKEGNSGSIEKMKVLQDIIVKIRILRSEMNISPAVWIEALFNVLDERKEKVAKENESYIKQLARISSIRFVRNITRTKNSALIVAGGFEIFLLLEGLIDIDKEKARLAKEIALAKQEVGRTTLKLQNKYFIKRAAESEIEKIKLRLNEANLKIEKTKESLKFLG; this is encoded by the coding sequence ATGAAAAAAGTTTATAATTCTAAAGAAATTGAAGAAAAATGGTGTAAATATTGGATAGAAAATAAGACATTTTCAGCGAAATTGGACGGAAACAGGAAACCGTTTACCATGTTTATCCCGCCCGCTAATATAACTGGATCTTTGCACATGGGACATGCTTTGAATGTCACTCTGCAGGATATCATAATAAGATTTAAGAAGTTGAAAGGATATAATACTTTATGGGTTCCTGGCACAGACCACGGTGGTATTGCTACTCAAAATGTTGTTGAAAAACTTCTTAAAAAAGAAGGCAGAACAAAATATGATTTGGGACGGGATAAATTTTTAGAAAAGATGCAGCAGTGGAAAACCGAAACAGGTAGCGCAATATTGGATCAACTTAAGAAACTCGGCTGTGGTCTGGATTGGGACAGACTGGCTTTTACTATGGATGAGAGTCGTTCAAAAGCCGTTAAGAAGGCTTTTATAAAGCTGTTTAATAAAGGTCTCATATACAGAGGAAAAAGACTCGTAAACTGGTGTTCCAGATGTGCAACTGCATTATCTGATATAGAAGTTGAATATGAAGACGAAAGGAGTAATCTATGGTATATAAAATACCCGCTGAGAGATTGTGGTGAATACATTATCGTCGCGACAACAAGACCTGAAACAATATTAGGCGATATAGCGGTTGCCGTAAATCCTGACGATAATAGATATGCGAAGTTTATAGGAAAAACCGTAAAACTTCCTTTAGTGGACAGAGAAATAAAAATAATTTCAGACTATGTTGTTGATAAGTCTTTCGGGACTGGTGCCGTTAAAATTACGCCGGCTCACGATGCAGTTGACAATGAAATAGGAAAGAGAAGCAATCTTGAAACTATAGAAGTAATAGATACCAGTGGCAGAATGATAAACGTTCTGTCAAAATATCTGGGTTTGAGTGTAGAAGAAGCAAGAAAAGAAGTTGTTAAAGATTTAAAAGCTTCAGGATTTTTGGTAAAAACAGAAGATTACGTTCATTCGGTTGGAAAATGTTACAGATGCTCTGCAAAAATAGAGTCTTTGATGTCGGAGCAGTGGTTTTTAAATGTAAAGAAAATGTCTGAAAAAGCGGTTGAAGCGGTAAATGACGGGAGAATGTCTTTTTATCCGCAATCATGGAAAAAACCTTATGTTTTATGGCTTGAAAATTTGAAGGACTGGTGCTTGAGCCGTCAAATATGGTGGGGGCACAAAATACCGGTTTATTACTGTGTTGACGAAAAAGGAAAAAGGACGAACTGTAGTCCAGTTGCTTCGCTTGATAGACCTGCAGTATGTTCTTGCTGCAAGGGCAGAAAATTTATTCAAGATGAAGATGTTTTAGATACTTGGTTTTCTTCGGCGTTGTGGCCTATGAGTATTTTTGATTGGGGCGAAGATGAAAATAATGAGGATTTAAGATATTTTTATCCTGCATCGGTTTTAGCTACGGGACATGAAATCATATATCTGTGGGTTGCAAGAATGGTACAGTTCGGTTTGGAATTTATGAAAGATGTTCCTTATAGCAACGTGTTTATTCATGGCATAGTAAGAGACAAAAATGGTAAAAAAATGTCAAAATCTCTTGGAAACGTTGTTAATCCGGGTGATATTATGGACAAATACGGCACGGACGCATTGAGATTTGCGCTCGCACAGGTTGCTGCTCCCGGTAGAGATATGCAGATTTCAGAAGAATCTTTTTTGGCGGCAAGAAATTTTGCAAATAAAATATGGAATGCTTCAAGATTCATAATAATAAATTCGCAAGACATCAGTGAACTCGATAAAAATATTCAGACGTTTGAGCTTGCCGACGAATGGATTATTGCAGAGTTTGCCGCGACCGCTTCAAAAGTTAAAGCGGGCTATGAATCTTATAACATTGATAGTGCTGCGAGAGAGATTTATGATTTTTTCTGGACAAAATACTGCGACTGGTATGTGGAACTTTCAAAGATACGTATTATGTCAGCAGATTTAAATGTAAAAAAGCGGGTTCTCTCAATACTTGTGTATGTGCTGAAATCGACATTGCAATTGGTATCTCCCGTAATGCCTTTTATAGCCGAAGAGATATGGCGAATATTAAATAAAGGTGAAAAATATATTGGAATAATCAGCGAAAGCTCTTTTGCTGAAGTTAAAGAGGGAAATAGCGGTTCTATTGAAAAAATGAAAGTTTTGCAGGATATAATCGTAAAGATAAGGATTTTAAGGAGCGAGATGAACATTTCTCCTGCAGTTTGGATTGAAGCGTTGTTTAACGTTTTAGATGAAAGGAAAGAAAAAGTTGCAAAGGAAAATGAAAGCTATATAAAACAGCTCGCGAGAATAAGTTCAATACGGTTTGTAAGAAATATTACAAGAACTAAAAATTCTGCGCTTATTGTTGCAGGTGGTTTTGAAATATTTTTGCTTTTGGAAGGGCTGATCGATATTGATAAAGAAAAAGCGAGACTTGCGAAAGAAATTGCTCTTGCAAAGCAAGAGGTTGGCAGAACAACTTTAAAATTACAGAATAAATATTTTATAAAAAGAGCTGCTGAATCCGAAATAGAAAAAATTAAATTAAGACTTAATGAGGCGAATCTGAAAATTGAAAAGACAAAGGAAAGTTTAAAATTTTTAGGATAG
- a CDS encoding SDR family NAD(P)-dependent oxidoreductase: MKAKTVLITGISRGIGKELTSSFSKNGWNICGCYKNNSPDYTVPNSKFTKADISKHNEVKELIKSSISEFGKIDCVINNASVAKRATIFRMTNEMWERVIKTNLNGTFYIIKEALRTMIKQRSGSIINIASISAFKSYVGAAGYSASKSGVISLTRTAAREAGRFGITVNAVLPGFHFTSMGDNAGDAYIEEVKRKSVLNATTDIKELADFILFLAGVKTVSGQIFNFDSRIA; this comes from the coding sequence ATGAAAGCGAAAACAGTGTTGATAACAGGAATTTCAAGAGGAATAGGCAAAGAACTTACGTCATCTTTTTCAAAAAACGGGTGGAATATCTGCGGCTGTTACAAAAATAACAGTCCGGATTATACAGTTCCAAATTCTAAATTTACAAAAGCGGACATATCAAAGCATAATGAAGTAAAGGAGCTTATAAAAAGTTCAATCAGCGAGTTCGGTAAAATTGACTGCGTTATAAACAATGCGTCAGTTGCAAAACGCGCAACCATATTTAGAATGACCAACGAAATGTGGGAACGCGTCATTAAAACAAATTTAAACGGAACTTTTTACATAATCAAAGAGGCATTAAGAACAATGATAAAGCAGAGAAGCGGCTCAATAATAAATATCGCATCAATTTCAGCATTTAAATCTTACGTCGGCGCGGCAGGCTATTCAGCTTCAAAATCAGGGGTTATATCTCTAACAAGAACAGCCGCAAGAGAGGCAGGACGTTTCGGAATAACCGTAAATGCGGTTTTGCCGGGTTTTCATTTTACAAGTATGGGTGACAATGCGGGAGACGCATACATTGAAGAAGTTAAACGGAAAAGCGTTTTAAATGCTACTACAGACATCAAAGAACTTGCCGATTTCATTCTTTTTCTCGCCGGGGTAAAAACAGTATCCGGCCAGATTTTTAACTTTGACTCAAGAATAGCATAA
- a CDS encoding beta-ketoacyl synthase N-terminal-like domain-containing protein encodes MAKIKKRKTQMKDTKQFGITGIGIISPLGSGKEINWRKLINSESQVRYDKQYNAYTAPVYGFKMQDDMRQYEMAKSAIFEALQEADIRNSRYKKKRIGFCIGESKINPFNRVFTFENTLLERLKKIFRFHGTMLAISAACATGALAITKSCNFIESELCDAVICGSAETSIHPLYISAFKNMKLLAKHNPSPFDKNRDGFAIAEGACFIIVEDIKKALSRGVKVYCEIKGFSNKIYSNDTLSVHSHKKMKDIIKKP; translated from the coding sequence GTGGCAAAAATCAAAAAGCGGAAAACTCAGATGAAAGACACAAAACAATTCGGAATTACAGGAATCGGGATAATTTCACCTCTGGGTTCAGGCAAAGAAATAAACTGGCGGAAACTTATTAATTCCGAATCTCAAGTCCGTTATGACAAACAATACAACGCATACACTGCTCCGGTTTACGGTTTTAAAATGCAGGATGATATGCGACAATATGAGATGGCAAAAAGTGCAATTTTTGAAGCTCTGCAGGAAGCTGACATAAGAAATTCGAGATATAAGAAAAAAAGAATCGGATTTTGCATTGGAGAAAGCAAAATAAACCCCTTTAACAGAGTTTTTACTTTTGAAAATACTCTATTAGAAAGACTCAAAAAAATTTTCAGGTTTCACGGCACTATGCTTGCAATATCTGCGGCATGTGCGACAGGCGCTTTGGCAATCACAAAAAGCTGTAACTTTATAGAAAGCGAACTATGCGATGCAGTTATATGCGGGAGTGCTGAAACTTCAATACACCCCCTGTATATTTCGGCATTTAAAAATATGAAACTTCTAGCAAAGCACAATCCGAGTCCTTTTGACAAAAATAGAGATGGTTTCGCAATAGCGGAAGGCGCCTGTTTTATTATAGTTGAAGATATAAAAAAAGCATTGAGCCGCGGAGTAAAAGTTTACTGTGAAATTAAGGGCTTTTCAAACAAAATTTATTCAAATGACACTCTGTCCGTACATTCGCATAAAAAGATGAAAGATATAATAAAAAAGCCATAA